In Oryza brachyantha chromosome 2, ObraRS2, whole genome shotgun sequence, a single window of DNA contains:
- the LOC102722364 gene encoding kinesin-like protein KIN-6, with translation MMASPPTIRRNPPRSARPPPTPLPKPSLGLDGDRLKVFLRIRPLPDRGRFKSKAQATKPKQQCLVANGANSVALTVPHSKLADPKRARTELFDGFSAVFSPDSSQHDVFSQVMNPLVDEFLGGKSGLLLAMGPTGSGKTHTVFGSARNPGLLPLALRRIFSSTDDHPARSFCLSMFEILSEGKGERILDLLSDATDIVLQQSTIKGLKEVSIETSTDAESLVLSGMLKRTTAATNANSKSSRSQCIITIRAVRKINDVEIEKSLSDAVLTIADLAGAERERRTGNQGTRLLESNFINNTSMVFGLCLRALLEHQKNKKKPLEKHFKNSMLTRYLRDYLEGRKKMTLILNVKPGDDDYLDTSFLLRQASPYMKIKYTNLDDSSDLVSQKRSNVSLICQENKKKGKFHKTEVFAVAGKDDVAKDDGIKVSEKDEPQCKLLNSELRRVSRNEEIMTNFARALWTVLKQYKQKILESENAVESMRKLLICKDIEIVELEKKLKVLSCSCKKFPSVEDSVEQDDAVSSGQVAQSFISQSSQTDPGSSDSALNNHSLEEVSEETCHGPERSYDYSDKTGGSDVCDTSVVKLIDGEELSSRDCKLTVQVVDKELDRSESCSDGGGGVAHSPSGLDDPFDQSFAERRVLTYLQKERTNLSPEFIGANKKSPIEQSEEEREELHNITVEGIQHNVDIRGVKHHSTPSCSQGVNSEAPNVSSSQSSLQLQRMDALQQDPQDLDPQLERCNATVETTIVEYGCVQPSDLVDIHGGMSPHLSGKSSAKKAPIAPSKDCQAERPTDKTEDLSASKDCNRKNTRRRLRPVSTMMIKEFTVPDTFVDTKREERAKSSGAAIGRSDKLIRLLKAHPPRERV, from the exons ATGATGGCCTCTCCACCCACCATCCGCCGGAACCCTCCCCGGAGCGCGAGACCTCCCCCCACCCCTCTCCCCAAGCCCTCCCtcggcctcgacggcgaccGCCTCAAGGTGTTCCTCCGCATCCGCCCCCTCCCTGACCGAGGCCGCTTCAAGTCCAAGGCCCAGGCCACCAAACCCAAGCAGCAGTGCCTCGTCGCCAACGGCGCCAACTCCGTCGCGCTCACCGTCCCGCATTCCAAGCTCGCCGACCCCAAGCGCGCCCGCACCGAGCTCTTCGATGGCTTCTCCGCCGTCTTCTCACCCGACTCCTCACAG CATGATGTGTTTAGTCAAGTGATGAATCCGCTCGTGGATGAGTTTTTGGGAGGAAAGAGTGGCCTTCTGCTTGCAATGGGTCCGACGGGCTCTGGAAAGACGCACACTGTCTTTGGTTCTGCAAGGAATCCTGGACTCCTACCACTCGCTCTTCGCCGGATCTTCTCTTCAACGGATGACCACCCAGCTAG ATCATTTTGCTTGTCAATGTTTGAGATACTTTCGGAGGGAAAAGGAGAACGCATTCTTGACCTACTGTCTGATGCAACTGACATTGTTCTCCAGCAGTCAACAATTAAAGGTCTTAAAGAG GTGTCCATTGAAACTTCCACGGACGCTGAGAGCTTAGTTTTATCTGGGATGCTGAAGCGTACCACAGCTGCAACAAATGCTAACAGCAAGTCAAG CCGATCGCAGTGCATTATCACTATACGTGCTGTTCGTAAAATCAATGATGTAGAAATCGAGAAGTCACTTAGTGACGCTGTCCTGACCATAGCAGACCTTGCGGGGGCAGAGCGGGAAAGGAGAACTGGAAATCAA GGTACAAGATTGCTAGAGAGTAATTTCATCAACAATACATCCATGGTGTTTGGTCTCTGTTTGAGG GCTTTGTTAGAACATcagaaaaacaagaagaagCCCTTGGAGAAGCATTTCAAGAACTCAATG CTGACAAGGTACTTAAGGGACTACctggaaggaaggaagaaaatgACTCTG attttaaaCGTGAAGCCTGGAGATGATGATTATCTGGATACATCTTTTTTGCTAAGACAAGCATCTCCGTACATGAAAATAAA GTACACCAACCTTGATGACTCTTCTGATTTGGTTTCTCAAAAGAGAAGCAATGTTTCCCTGATTTGccaagaaaacaagaaaaagggGAAGTTTCATAAGACTGAAGTTTTTGCG GTCGCAGGAAAGGATGACGTTGCCAAGGATGATGGCATTAAAGTTTCTGAAAAAG ATGAGCCACAATGCAAGCTTCTTAATTCAGAATTGCGAAGAGTTTCGAGAAATGAAGAAATAATGACAAACTTTGCCAGGGCTTTATGGACTGTTTTAAAgcaatataaacaaaaaattttg GAGTCTGAGAATGCTGTTGAGAGCATGAGAAAATTGCTTATATGTAAAGACATTGAAATTGTGGAGCTGGAGAAGAAGTTGAAGGTTCTAAGTTGTTCATGCAAGAAATTTCCATCTGTTGAAGACTCTGTTGAGCAGGATGATGCTGTGTCTTCTGGTCAAGTGGCTCAAAGTTTTATTTCTCAGTCAAGTCAAACTGATCCTGGATCTAGTGACTCTGCACTCAATAATCAT TCACTAGAAGAGGTCTCAGAAGAAACATGTCATGGTCCTGAAAGGTCTTATGATTATTCTGACAAGACAG GGGGATCTGATGTTTGTGATACTTCTGTTGTTAAGTTGATAGACGGAGAAGAATTGAGCTCTAGAGATTGTAAG TTAACTGTACAAGTGGTCGATAAGGAGTTGGATAGGTCTGAAAGTTGCtctgatggtggtggtggtgtagCACATTCACCCAGTGGTTTGGATGATCCATTTGATCAAAGTTTTGCAg AGCGCCGTGTACTTACATATCTACAGAAGGAAAGGACAAACCTGTCTCCAGAATTTATTGGTGCTAACAAGAAATCTCCTATAGAGCAAAGTGAAGAAGAAAGGGAAGAGTTACACAATATAACAGTGGAGGGGATTCAACATAATGTTGACATAAGAG GTGTGAAACATCATAGTACTCCGAGTTGCTCCCAGGGAGTGAACTCTGAAGCACCAAATGTTAGCTCCAGTCAGTCTTCCCTACAGTTGCAAAGGATG GATGCTCTTCAGCAGGATCCCCAAGATCTGGATCCTCAGTTAGAAAGATGCAACGCCACAGTAGAAACAACCATTGTGGAATATG GATGTGTTCAACCTTCAGATCTAGTGGATATTCATGGAGGCATGTCTCCACATCTAAGTGGAAAATCTTCTGCAAAGAAAGCTCCAATA GCTCCAAGCAAGGACTGCCAGGCCGAAAGACCGACGGATAAAACAGAGGATCTCTCTGCTTCTAAGGACTGCAATAGAAAAAACACTAGAAG GAGATTGCGGCCCGTGTCAACTATGATGATCAAAGAATTTACTGTTCCTGACACATTCGTGGATACCAAAAGG GAAGAAAGAGCGAAATCGTCAGGTGCTGCAATTGGGAGATCGGACAAGCTTATTCGACTGTTGAAAGCCCACCCGCCTCGTGAACGAGTCTAG
- the LOC102719461 gene encoding uncharacterized protein LOC102719461, with protein MQSMARHLQVVALVLLVLLDAAAAGTTTASSSTVVAGMVFCDQCKDGARGLFDYPLYGARVAIQCGGGDSPLTVRECNTNWFGGFSVRMEGTPEMNRCTARVVQATGHCGAATPTAPRELTLAFRMLGLALYTVPPLLSQPLRAMDFCPAPPVALAPSSSSSPLAPPPVSPPLPPLWRRRPRRLPPIWTPTLPKPEPPVETTTTPPPPPPQGSACTFDKWAEIGLHGCNWKVVTPNTTVAMAFGPAAAQRYGSEMTLREALEGRGDMYRTLLREATAALLNAYYNAPAAGFLYPTTASVIDHMNGALLGSPERVLLEGARFRRANSGGGRITKIPCDLTPCT; from the exons ATGCAGTCGATGGCGAGGCATCTGCAGGTGGTGGCGCTCGTGCTTCTTGTGCTGcttgacgcggcggcggcggggacgacgacggcgagcagcagcacggTGGTGGCCGGCATGGTGTTCTGCGACCAGTGCAAGGACGGCGCCAGAGGCCTCTTCGACTATCCTCTCTACG GAGCTCGGGTGGCGATccagtgcggcggcggcgacagcccGCTGACGGTGAGGGAATGCAACACCAACTGGTTCGGCGGCTTCTCCGTCCGCATGGAGGGAACGCCCGAGATGAACCGCTGCACCGCCCGCGTCGTCCAGGCCACCGGCCActgcggcgccgccacccccaCCGCCCCGCGCGAGCTCACCCTCGCCTTCCGCATGCTCGGCCTCGCCCTCTACACCGTCCCGCCCCTCCTCTCCCAGCCACTCCGCGCCATGGACTTCTGCCCCGCACCGCCCGTCGCGctcgccccctcctcctcttcctctcccctcgCGCCCCCTCCCGTCtccccccctctccctcccttgtGGCGCCGCAggccccgccgcctgccgcccaTCTGGACCCCCACGCTACCCAAGCCGGAGCCTCCCGttgagacgacgacgacgccgccaccgccaccgccgcaaggCTCGGCCTGCACCTTCGA CAAGTGGGCGGAGATTGGTTTGCACGGGTGCAACTGGAAGGTGGTGACGCCCAACAcgacggtggcgatggcgttcgggccggcggcggcgcagaggtACGGGTCGGAGATGACGCTGCGGGAGGCGCTGGAGGGGAGGGGCGACATGTACAGGACGCTCCTGCGCGAGGCCACGGCGGCGCTCCTGAACGCCTACTACaacgcgccggccgccggcttCCTCTACCCGACCACCGCCAGCGTCATCGACCACATGAACGGCGCGCTCCTGGGCTCCCCGGAGAGGGTTCTCCTCGAGGGGGCGCGCTTCCGCCGGGCCAACTCCGGCGGTGGCCGCATCACCAAGATCCCCTGCGACCTCACGCCCTGCACCTAG
- the LOC102722926 gene encoding uncharacterized protein At3g28850-like, producing MGCAASAFLDDDDDRRRIIGVSASHIVSLTSSTYGILDNIHPVASSTGIPPPPPTPPPKPPSSSAAAAAAPEVINSWELMAGLLDPATPQKPHARRPMGGPAGVGVVVVLYTTTLRGVRSTFEACNAVRATLESHGVAFRERDISMDRGFREELRHRISISMSTTGHDGLCPLVPRLFVRGKHVGGAAEVARLQEEGKLAALLEGLPRARPGCDGCGGMRFLPCFDCNGSRKLRFSLPTPAAPAGAGSKNSKRLSGGGVVVVRCGECNENGLVLCPICS from the coding sequence ATGGGGTGCGCTGCCTCCGCcttcctcgacgacgacgacgaccgccgccgcatcaTCGGCGTCTCCGCCTCCCACATCGTCTccctcacctcctccacctACGGCATCCTCGACAACATTCATCCAGTAGCATCGTCCACCGgtattcctcctcctccacccacGCCGCCTCCCAAACCCCCATcgtcatcagcagcagcagcagctgcgccGGAGGTCATCAACTCGTGGGAGCTCATGGCGGGCCTCCTCGACCCCGCCACCCCTCAGAAACCACACGCCAGGAGGCCGATGGGAGGACCTGCAGGGGtaggggtggtggtggtgctctACACCACCACTCTTCGCGGCGTGCGCTCCACCTTCGAGGCCTGCAACGCCGTGCGCGCCACCCTCGAGTCCCACGGCGTGGCCTTCCGGGAGCGCGACATCTCCATGGACCGCGGCTTCCGGGAGGAGCTGCGGCACcgcatctccatctccatgtcAACCACAGGCCACGACGGCCTATGTCCGTTGGTGCCCCGGCTGTTCGTGCGGGGCAAGCACgttggcggcgcggcggaggtggcacGGCTgcaggaggaggggaagcTGGCGGCGCTGCTGGAGGGCCTGCCGAGGGCGCGGCCAGGGTGCGACGGCTGCGGCGGCATGCGCTTCCTGCCCTGCTTCGACTGCAACGGCAGCCGCAAGCTCCGGTTCTCCCTCCCCACACCGGCGGCGCCTGCTGGTGCAGGGAGCAAGAACAGCAAGAGGCTGAGCGGCGgaggagtggtggtggtgcgctGCGGCGAGTGCAACGAGAACGGCCTCGTGCTTTGCCCAATCTGCTCCTGA
- the LOC102722643 gene encoding amino acid permease 3-like codes for MLPRSRTLPPRIHDAVVVVESERDVRRYQQVERQVQVGETKKMVVMSEEDDDGRAPRRTGTVWTAASHIITAVIGSGVLSLAWAIAQLGWVVGPAVMLLFALVIYFTSNLLADCYRTGDPATGRRNYTYMDAVKANLGGAKVKVCGCIQYLNLLGVAIGYTIAASISMMAMERSNCFHAKGAKDPCHASSNVYMIVFGIVQVFFSQIPDFDQVWWLSILAAVMSFSYSAVGLGLGVAQVAENRRLGGSAMGVAVGFVTKSGAVVSPAQKVWRNLQALGDIAFAYSYSIILIEIQDTLRSPPAEAQTMRKATGISVVVTSVFYLLCGCMGYAAFGDDAPGNLLTGFGFYNPYWLLDVANMAIVVHLVGAYQVYCQPLFAFVERRAERRWPEGLPGGEYEVAVGGWVRWKVSVFRVAWRTCFVAVTTVVAMLLPFFNDVVGILGALGFWPLTVYFPVEMYIAHRRIRRWSTTWVGLQALSLACLLVSVAAAIGSIAGVVLDLKSYRPFRSTY; via the exons ATGCTGCCCAGAAGCCGAACTCTGCCGCCAAGGATCCACgacgctgtcgtcgtc GTGGAGTCGGAGCGCGATGTGAGGAGGTACCAGCAGGTGGAGAGGCAGGTGCAGGTGGGCGAGACGAAGAAGATGGTGGTGATgagcgaggaggacgacgacgggaGGGCGCCGAGGCGGACGGGGACGGtgtggacggcggcgtcgcACATCATAACGGCGGTGATCGGGTCGGGGGTGCTGTCGCTGGCGTGGGCGATCGCGCAGCTGGGGTGGGTGGTTGGCCCCGCCGTCATGCTCCTCTTCGCTCTTGTCATCTACTTCACCTCCAACCTCCTCGCAGACTGCTACCGCACCGGCGACCCCGCCACCGGCAGGAGGAACTACACCTACATGGACGCCGTCAAGGCCAACCTCG GCGGCGCCAAGGTGAAGGTGTGCGGATGCATTCAGTACCTCAACCTTTTGGGAGTGGCCATCGGTTacaccatcgccgcctccaTTAGCATGAT GGCGATGGAGAGATCCAACTGCTTCCACGCGAAAGGCGCGAAAGATCCATGCCACGCCTCCAGCAACGTCTACATGATCGTCTTCGGCATCGTCCAGGTGTTCTTCTCCCAGATCCCCGACTTCGACCAGGTCTGGTGGCTCtccatcctcgccgccgtcatgTCCTTCAGCTACTCCGccgtcggcctcggcctcggcgTCGCCCAGGTCGCGGAGAACCGAAGGTTGGGCGGCAGCGCCATGGGCGTGGCCGTGGGGTTCGTCACCAAGTCGGGAGCTGTGGTGAGTCCAGCGCAGAAGGTGTGGCGCAACCTGCAGGCGCTGGGCGACATCGCGTTCGCCTACTCCTACTCCATCATCCTGATCGAGATCCAGGACACGCtgcggtcgccgccggcggaggcgcaGACGATGCGCAAGGCGACGGGCATCAGCGTGGTGGTGACGAGCGTATTCTACCTGCTGTGCGGGTGCATGGGGTACGCGGCgttcggcgacgacgcgccgGGCAACCTGCTGACGGGGTTCGGATTCTACAACCCGTACTGGCTGCTCGACGTGGCGAACATGGCGATCGTGGTCCACCTGGTGGGGGCGTACCAGGTGTACTGCCAGCCGTTGTTCGCGTTCGTGGAGAGgagggcggagcggcggtggccggaggGACTGCCCGGCGGCGAGTACGAGGTGGCGGTGGGCGGGTGGGTGAGGTGGAAGGTGAGCGTGTTCAGGGTGGCGTGGCGGACGTGCTTCGTGGCGGTGACGACGGTGGTGGCGATGCTGCTGCCTTTCTTCAACGACGTGGTGGGCATCCTGGGCGCGCTCGGCTTCTGGCCGCTCACCGTCTACTTCCCGGTGGAGATGTACATCGCGCACCGCCGGATCAGGAGGTGGAGCACCACGTGGGTGGGTCTCCAGGCGCTCAGCCTGGCCTGCCTGCTCGTCTcggtggccgccgccatcggctccatcgccggcgtcgtgcTGGACCTCAAGTCCTACCGCCCCTTCCGCTCCACCTACTGA
- the LOC102719742 gene encoding protein HIGH ARSENIC CONTENT 1, mitochondrial-like — translation MAPPYETSSTGSESPVPEAVVTVDVTAASELIISAGHRYVDVRTEEEMSKGHLHNSLNVPFMFFTPQGREKNPLFVEQFSSLVSKEEHVVVGCQSGKRSEQACVDLLEAGFKNVKNMGGGYAAWLGSGFPVNNLTL, via the exons ATGGCTCCTCCATACGAAACCAG CTCCACCGGCTCTGAATCGCCGGTGCcggaggcggtggtgacggtggatgtgacggcggcgagcgaacTTATCATCTCGGCCGGCCACCGTTACGTCGATGTCAG GACAGAGGAAGAAATGAGCAAGGGCCATCTGCACAACTCTCTCAACGTGCCCTTCATGTTCTTCACACCTCAAG GGAGGGAAAAGAATCCTCTGTTCGTTGAGCAGTTCTCGTCGTTGGTGAGCAAAGAGGAGCATGTAGTTGTG GGGTGCCAAAGCGGGAAGAGGTCAGAGCAAGCATGCGTTGATCTCCTGGAAGCA GGGTTCAAGAACGTGAAGAACATGGGAGGAGGCTATGCTGCGTGGCTGGGCAGTGGATTCCCCGTAAACAATTTAACGCTTTAA
- the LOC102699371 gene encoding uncharacterized protein LOC102699371 — translation MAAAAAAAARSRAAVTCAAWVRLLSQRSNPLASSTHHLPSRIVSQRRHFAFSASSSSSSSGSSRLQKIQSERVIHDLLAELDRERQEDRKDAAADADDDDEEEDYLGVKPLIEKLERRKAKEAASPDDSFWEPTDSDSDEEDERYTPDAIKRRVDEFERKCKRHDELLRSFAEAENLDDAHKWMTKIDRFEDRHLKLPLEYRVIGDMMNRLKDATGKDRFVLLQKLNRAVRIMECKEAYDPSNPSNFGVIKHQQVGSPEDLVLNAGFDREKQMIQGAGDDEDEEEFNEDKEKDDLLIEKLNFIEKKIEDKLAELDHTFGKKGRVLEEEIKDLVEERNSLTEHKRRPMYRKGFDVKVIDVNRTCKVTKGGQIAKFTALLATGNYHGVVGFAKARGPTAKIAIQRAYEKCFQDLHYMERYKDHTIAHAIQAKYEKTKIYLWPGPMRSGMSAAGRTVETVLYLAGFSNVKSKIIGSRNPLNVIKALFIALNAIETPKDVEQKFGRTVVESYLL, via the exons atggccgccgccgccgccgccgccgcccggtcccgcgccgccgtcactTGTGCCGCGTGGGTCCGCCTTCTCTCCCAGCGGTCCAATCCTCTCGCCTCCTCCACCCACCACCTACCCTCGCGGATCGTCTCCCAACGCCGCCACTTCGCcttctctgcctcctcctcctcctcctcctccggcagcTCTAGGCTCCAGAAGATTCAGAGCGAGAGGGTCATCCACGACCTCCTCGCGGAGCTCGACCGCGAGCGCCAGGAGGACCGCAAGGAtgctgccgccgacgccgacgacgacgacgaggaggaggactaCCTGGGCGTCAAGCCACTCATCGAGAAGCTCGAGCGCCGCAAAGCCAAGGAGGCGGCCTCGCCGGACGATTCCTTCTGGGAGCCCACCGACTCCGAcagcgacgaggaggacgagcgCTACACCCCTGACGCCATCAAGCGCCGCGTCGACGAGTTCGAACGCAAGTGCAAGCGCCACGACGAGCTCCTACGCTCCTTCGCAGAGGCCG AAAACCTTGACGATGCCCACAAATGGATGACCAAGATCGACAGATTTGAGGACCGCCATTTGAAGCTTCCTTTGGAGTACAGAGTCATTGGCGACATGATGAACCGCCTTAAGGATGCCACCGGCAAAGACCGCTTTGTTCTCCTCCAAAAGCTTAACCGAGCCGTTAGAATCATGGAGTGCAAGGAAGCATATGACCCCAGCAACCCCTCCAATTTCGGAGTCATTAAGCATCAGCAGGTCGGATCTCCGGAGGATCTAGTTCTCAATGCTGGCTTTGATAGGGAGAAGCAGATGATCCAAGGAGCaggcgacgacgaagacgaggAGGAATTCAATGAAGACAAGGAGAAGGATGATCTGCTCATCGAGAAGTTGAATTTTATCGAAAAGAAGATCGAGGACAAGTTGGCAGAGTTGGATCATACTTTTGGTAAGAAAGGTAGAGTTCTAGAGGAGGAAATTAAGGATCTGGTTGAAGAGCGCAACTCCCTGACAGAACATAAGAGGAGACCTATGTACAGGAAA GGTTTTGACGTCAAGGTCATCGATGTTAATCGGACATGTAAAGTCACAAAG GGAGGCCAAATAGCAAAATTCACAGCATTGTTAGCGACTGGAAACTACCATGGTGTTGTAGGATTTGCAAAAGCTAGGGGTCCAACAGCCAAGATTGCAATTCAAAGG GCTTACGAGAAATGCTTCCAGGACCTCCATTACATGGAGCGATACAAGGACCACACAATTGCTCATGCAATTCAGGCCAAATATGAGAAGACAAAG ATATACCTCTGGCCTGGACCGATGAGAAGTGGAATGTCTGCTGCTGGTAGGACTGTGGAAACAGTGCTGTATTTAGCTGGATTCAGCAATGTCAAGTCAAAG ATTATTGGTTCAAGAAACCCCCTTAATGTTATCAAAGCTCTCTTCATAGCATTGAACGCG ATTGAGACGCCAAAGGATGTTGAGCAGAAGTTTGGGCGGACTGTTGTTGAGTCATACTTATTGTAG